One segment of Antennarius striatus isolate MH-2024 chromosome 5, ASM4005453v1, whole genome shotgun sequence DNA contains the following:
- the rpl22 gene encoding large ribosomal subunit protein eL22, with amino-acid sequence MAPMKKQMVRKQGGKRKKQILKFTLDCTHPVEDGIMDAANFEQFLQERIKVNGKAGNLGGGVVSIERSKSKIAVNSEVPFSKRYLKYLTKKYLKKNNLRDWLRVVANTKESYELRYFQINQDEEEEEED; translated from the exons ATGGCCCCGATG AAGAAGCAGATGGTGAGGAAACAAGGAGGGAAGCGGAAGAAGCAGATCCTGAAGTTTACCCTGGACTGCACCCACCCCGTGGAGGACGGCATCATGGACGCCGCCAACTTC GAGCAGTTCCTGCAGGAGCGCATTAAGGTCAACGGGAAAGCTGGGAACCTCGGCGGGGGGGTCGTGTCCATCGAACGCAGCAAGAGTAAAATAGCCGTGAACTCTGAGGTCCCATTCTCTAAGAG GTACCTGAAGTACCTCACCAAgaagtacctgaagaagaacaaCCTGAGGGACTGGCTGCGGGTGGTGGCCAACACCAAGGAGAGCTACGAGCTGCGCTACTTCCAGATCAAccaggacgaggaggaggaggaggaagactag
- the zpr1 gene encoding zinc finger protein ZPR1, which yields MSVISEQSLRGESLFTDLSADSEHWRPDEIDSLCMNCHRDGTTRLLLTRIPFFREVIVSSFSCPHCGWADTEIQSAGRIQDQGVCYTLRVRTKDDLNREVVKSDSATTRIPELDLEIPAFTQKGALSTIEGLLDRTVTGLEQDQPVRRALDPETADKINQFIQKLKKLKDVEEEFTLVIEDPSGNSFVENPVAPQKDEALTVTRFKRTTEQDVQLGLRAEDDSVEEPAAPDIEAMRNEVLTFKVNCPECNAPASTNMKLVQIPHFKEVIIMATNCDGCGYRTNEVKSGGATEEQGTKITLHVTNPSDMTRDVLKSETCSVLIPELDFELGMAAISGKFTTVEGLLTDIKDLTVSRNPFCLGDSSNTERVEKIKAFGQKMDRIMAGEMDVHLVLDDPAGNSYLQNVYAPEPDPEMTVETYTRSFEQNEDLGLNDMKTEGYQEDK from the coding sequence ATGTCGGTGATCTCGGAGCAGAGCCTGCGGGGGGAGAGCCTCTTCACCGACCTCAGCGCGGACAGCGAGCACTGGAGGCCGGATGAGATCGACAGCCTCTGCATGAACTGTCACCGCGACGGGACCACCCGCCTGCTGCTCACCCGGATCCCCTTCTTCCGGGAGGTGATCGTCAGCTCCTTCAGCTGCCCGCACTGCGGCTGGGCCGACACCGAGATCCAGTCCGCCGGCCGGATCCAGGACCAGGGCGTGTGCTACACCCTCAGAGTCCGAACCAAAGACGACCTGAACCGGGAGGTGGTGAAATCGGACAGCGCCACCACCAGGATCCCCGAGTTGGATTTAGAGATTCCCGCCTTCACCCAGAAGGGGGCGCTGTCCACCATCGAGGGCCTCCTGGATCGTACGGTTACGGGTCTGGAGCAGGACCAGCCGGTCCGGCGGGCCCTGGACCCGGAGACGGCCGACAAGATCAACCAGTTCATCCAGAAGCTGAAGAAGCTGAAGGACGTGGAGGAGGAGTTCACGCTGGTGATCGAGGATCCGTCCGGGAACAGCTTCGTGGAGAACCCGGTGGCCCCCCAGAAGGACGAGGCCCTCACCGTGACCCGCTTCAAGAGGACCACGGAACAGGACGTCCAGCTGGGGTTGAGGGCCGAGGACGACTCCGTAGAAGAACCGGCCGCCCCGGACATAGAGGCCATGAGGAACGAGGTCTTGACCTTCAAGGTAAACTGCCCAGAATGCAACGCTCCGGCCTCCACCAACATGAAGCTGGTCCAGATCCCTCACTTCAAGGAAGTCATCATCATGGCGACCAACTGTGATGGCTGCGGCTACCGGaccaatgaggtgaagtcgggCGGCGCCACCGAGGAGCAGGGCACCAAGATCACCCTGCACGTCACCAACCCCTCCGACATGACCCGGGACGTGCTCAAGTCGGAGACCTGCTCCGTCCTCATCCCCGAGCTGGACTTTGAGCTGGGAATGGCGGCGATCAGCGGGAAGTTCACCACCGTGGAGGGGCTCCTGACGGACATCAAGGACCTGACGGTGTCCAGGAACCCCTTCTGCTTGGGGGACAGTAGCAACACAGAGCGGGTGGAGAAGATCAAGGCGTTCGGACAGAAGATGGACAGGATCATGGCTGGGGAGATGGACGTCCACCTGGTTCTGGATGACCCAGCGGGGAACAGCTATCTCCAGAATGTGTACGCCCCAGAACCCGACCCGGAGATGACCGTGGAGACGTACACCCGCTCCTTTGAGCAGAACGAAGACCTGGGCCTGAACGACATGAAGACGGAGGGATACCAGGAGGACAAGTGA